A window of Desulfatirhabdium butyrativorans DSM 18734 genomic DNA:
AAACGTTATTCCAGTAAGATATTCATTTGAATCTAATGCCGCTTGGATTTTTAAACCAGATTCGGTTGTGGTATTCGCTATCAAGTTTACCATTACCTCATGGCTTGTAAGAGGGCGTCCCCTCCAGTTCTTTGAAATATGAGAAAACATTCGATGTTCAATTTTGTTCCATTTACTTGTCCCGGGCGGAAAATGGCATACCGTTACAGCTATTTGCGTTTCATCAACAAAGCGTTGCAGCTCATATTTCCACAAGCGATTTCG
This region includes:
- a CDS encoding ISAzo13-like element transposase-related protein, with protein sequence RNRLWKYELQRFVDETQIAVTVCHFPPGTSKWNKIEHRMFSHISKNWRGRPLTSHEVMVNLIANTTTESGLKIQAALDSNEYLTGITFSDREMKTLSLEKNDFHGEWNYSIYPTKNR